A region from the Lolium perenne isolate Kyuss_39 chromosome 4, Kyuss_2.0, whole genome shotgun sequence genome encodes:
- the LOC127348940 gene encoding uncharacterized protein, protein MDALACVAPPALLSRSFADAAIARALHFSLSAAGRYPVPDPPSTLGGACSAASTTAPPAFCPPAPASLPMAAPSARCKQLGPSAGRAGKRRPRPSKRVPTTYISADAATFRLMVQHVTGADPDPHLHADAALALLMPPFGVDHLLPSDPAAAAAHVAAYALPRPEAAEPPCFPTLDSWNVIYDKN, encoded by the coding sequence ATGGACGCCCTCGCCTGCGTCGCGCCGCCCGCGCTGCTCTCCCGCTCCTTCGccgacgccgccatcgcccgcgCGCTCCACTTctccctctccgccgccggccgcTACCCCGTCCCCGACCCGCCCTCCACCCTCGGCGGTGCCTGCAGCGCCGCTTCCACGACGGCCCCGCCCGCCTTCTGCCCGCCCGCGCCGGCCTCGCTGCCCATGGCGGCGCCGTCCGCGCGCTGCAAGCAGCTCGGACCCTCCGCCGgccgcgcggggaagcggcggccgCGGCCGTCCAAGCGCGTGCCCACCACGTACATCAGCGCCGACGCCGCCACCTTCCGCCTCATGGTGCAGCACGTCACCGGCGCCGACCCCGACCCGCACCTCCACGCCGACGCCGCGCTCGCTCTCCTCATGCCGCCCTTCGGCGTcgaccacctgctgccgtcggaCCCCGCGGCGGCCGCGGCCCACGTCGCCGCCTACGCGCTCCCGCGTCCGGAGGCGGCCGAGCCGCCGTGCTTCCCCACGCTCGACTCCTGGAACGTCATATACGACAAGAACTAG